One stretch of Microbacterium terrae DNA includes these proteins:
- a CDS encoding cryptochrome/photolyase family protein: MTGPSIVWLRDDLRLADNPALRAAVDRGEPLLVLFVLDEESPGMRPLGGAARWWLHHSLASLDERLRDRGAALVLRLGPAERVVAETVTDAGAGAVFWNRRYGGPERAIDTALKASLRDRGIEVRSFAASVLFEPWTVTTGAGTPFSVYTPFWRACLAGPAPRTPLAEPRHVSGATDAVASDDLDAWGLLPRNPDWAGGLRDAWEPGELAARRRLREFLDDDLAGYDRSRDEPAAGATSLLSPRLRWGELSPHTVWRETLAGGHGGAFLSELGWREFAWHTLYRFPDLATDNLRPEFDAFPWPPLDEAALTAWRRGRTGVPLVDAGMRELWTTGFMHNRVRMVTASFLIKNLLVDWRLGEQWYWDTLVDADAASNPFNWQWVAGSGADAAPYFRVFNPELQAKKFDPDRRYIGEWAPEHVSENPPEPIVDLGETRKAALAAYEHVKQAARATKGPA; encoded by the coding sequence ATGACCGGCCCGAGCATCGTGTGGCTGCGCGACGACCTGCGCCTGGCCGACAACCCGGCTCTGCGCGCAGCCGTCGATCGCGGCGAGCCCCTCCTCGTGCTCTTCGTGCTCGACGAGGAGTCGCCCGGTATGCGCCCGCTCGGCGGCGCGGCGCGGTGGTGGCTGCACCACTCGCTCGCCTCCCTCGACGAGCGCCTGCGCGACCGCGGCGCCGCGCTCGTGCTACGCCTGGGCCCTGCCGAGCGGGTGGTCGCCGAGACGGTGACGGATGCCGGTGCCGGCGCGGTCTTCTGGAACCGGCGCTACGGCGGGCCGGAGCGGGCGATCGACACGGCACTCAAGGCGTCGCTGCGCGACCGCGGCATCGAAGTGCGCTCGTTCGCGGCATCCGTCCTGTTCGAGCCCTGGACCGTGACCACCGGCGCCGGCACGCCCTTCTCGGTCTACACGCCGTTCTGGCGCGCCTGCCTCGCCGGGCCGGCGCCCCGCACGCCGCTGGCGGAGCCGCGGCACGTATCGGGAGCGACGGATGCCGTCGCATCCGACGACCTGGATGCGTGGGGGCTCCTCCCCCGCAACCCCGACTGGGCGGGCGGGCTCCGCGACGCGTGGGAGCCGGGCGAGCTCGCGGCGCGACGGCGGCTGCGCGAGTTCCTCGACGACGACCTGGCCGGCTACGACCGCTCCCGCGACGAACCGGCCGCCGGTGCGACCTCGCTGCTGTCGCCGCGGCTGCGGTGGGGCGAGCTCAGTCCGCACACGGTGTGGCGCGAGACGCTGGCCGGCGGCCATGGCGGCGCGTTCCTCTCCGAACTCGGCTGGCGCGAGTTCGCCTGGCACACGCTCTATCGGTTCCCGGACCTCGCGACCGACAACCTGCGCCCGGAGTTCGACGCGTTCCCGTGGCCGCCCCTCGACGAGGCCGCACTGACCGCGTGGCGACGCGGGCGCACCGGCGTGCCGCTCGTCGACGCCGGCATGCGCGAGCTGTGGACCACCGGGTTCATGCACAACCGCGTACGCATGGTCACGGCGTCATTCCTGATCAAGAATCTGCTCGTGGACTGGCGGCTGGGCGAGCAGTGGTACTGGGACACGCTCGTCGACGCGGATGCCGCGAGCAACCCCTTCAACTGGCAGTGGGTCGCCGGCTCGGGCGCCGACGCGGCACCGTACTTCCGCGTCTTCAACCCCGAGCTGCAGGCGAAGAAGTTCGATCCCGATCGCCGGTACATCGGCGAGTGGGCGCCCGAGCACGTGTCCGAGAACCCGCCCGAGCCGATCGTCGACCTCGGAGAGACCCGCAAGGCCGCCCTCGCGGCCTACGAGCATGTGAAGCAGGCGGCGCGCGCGACGAAGGGGCCGGCCTGA
- a CDS encoding diacylglycerol/lipid kinase family protein, with protein sequence MTDEATASKRAALVYNPIKADGPKLRATVEQAAAAAGWGAPHFYETTPEDLGDGVTREALEAGADIVLVAGGDGTVRAVSEAMSGSGVPLSIVPSGTGNLLARNLRLPLTSPDAMVTAAFTGDTVPMDIGWSTLARADGTSEDRAFVVMGGIGLDAAMIANTNPQLKKQVGWVAYVDGAARSLPGAKPFRVMYELPGHRLHSAKVQSVLFANCGKLPAGLDLIPEASIVDGALDIVIFQPKGPLGWIFIWRRVAWDNSVLRRFRAGRRALSLRTKDNAIRYSRGAGIEIATNEAQPVQLDGDEFGEAVRVTTRVEAGALIIAVPKGHDLSGL encoded by the coding sequence ATGACAGACGAAGCCACGGCCTCCAAGCGGGCTGCGCTCGTCTACAACCCGATCAAGGCCGACGGCCCGAAGCTGCGCGCCACGGTCGAGCAGGCCGCCGCGGCTGCCGGGTGGGGCGCTCCGCACTTCTACGAGACGACCCCCGAAGACCTCGGCGACGGCGTGACCCGCGAAGCCCTCGAGGCGGGCGCAGACATCGTGCTCGTCGCCGGCGGCGACGGCACCGTGCGGGCGGTCTCCGAGGCGATGAGCGGATCGGGCGTGCCCCTGTCGATCGTGCCGAGCGGCACCGGCAACCTGCTCGCCCGCAACCTCAGGCTCCCCCTCACCTCGCCCGACGCGATGGTGACCGCGGCGTTCACCGGCGACACCGTGCCGATGGACATCGGCTGGTCGACGCTCGCGCGCGCCGACGGCACGAGCGAGGACCGCGCGTTCGTGGTGATGGGCGGCATCGGCCTGGATGCCGCGATGATCGCCAACACGAACCCGCAGCTGAAGAAGCAGGTCGGCTGGGTGGCGTACGTCGACGGCGCGGCGCGGTCGCTCCCCGGCGCAAAGCCCTTCCGCGTCATGTACGAGCTGCCCGGGCACCGCCTGCACTCGGCCAAGGTGCAGAGCGTGCTGTTCGCCAACTGCGGCAAGCTCCCCGCCGGGCTCGACCTCATCCCCGAGGCATCCATCGTCGACGGCGCCCTCGACATCGTGATCTTCCAGCCCAAGGGACCGCTCGGGTGGATCTTCATCTGGCGCCGCGTCGCGTGGGACAACTCGGTGCTGCGCCGCTTCCGCGCCGGCCGCCGCGCCCTGTCGCTGCGTACCAAGGACAACGCGATCCGCTACTCGCGCGGTGCCGGCATCGAGATCGCCACGAACGAGGCGCAGCCGGTGCAGCTCGACGGCGACGAGTTCGGCGAGGCCGTGCGGGTCACGACCCGCGTCGAGGCGGGTGCGCTGATCATCGCGGTGCCGAAGGGGCACGACCTGTCGGGGCTGTGA
- the serS gene encoding serine--tRNA ligase, with protein MIDPVLLRDEPELLKRSQVARGESPDTVDAALDADRARRAAITAFEELRAAQNAHGKRVAQAPKDEKAALVAEAKQLSEQVKAAQHAVTAAEEAASVALSKIENVVIDGVPAGGEDDFVTLRTHGETPTFDFEPRDHLALGEILDAIDMERGTKVSGSRFYFLKGIGARLELALMSLALDRALQAGFIPLIPPTLVRPEVMRGTGFLGQHAAEVYHLEEDDLYLVGTSEVPLAGYHMDEILDLGKGAKRYAGWSTCYRREAGSYGKDTRGIIRVHQFNKLEMFVYTTAEDAEAEHLRLVALQEAMLQDLGLSYRVIDVAAGDLGSSAARKYDVEAWVPTQGAYRELTSTSNCTTYQARRLDIRHRLPADQGGKTQHVATLNGTLATTRWIVALLETHQRADGSVVVPEVLRPYLGGLEVMEPIA; from the coding sequence GTGATCGATCCCGTGCTCCTCCGCGATGAACCTGAGCTTCTCAAGCGCTCCCAGGTGGCGCGAGGGGAGTCGCCCGACACCGTCGACGCCGCCCTCGACGCAGACCGTGCCCGCCGCGCCGCCATCACTGCGTTCGAAGAGCTGCGCGCAGCCCAGAACGCGCACGGCAAGCGGGTGGCCCAGGCGCCCAAAGACGAGAAGGCCGCGCTCGTCGCCGAGGCCAAGCAGTTGAGCGAGCAGGTCAAGGCCGCCCAGCACGCGGTCACCGCGGCCGAGGAGGCGGCATCCGTCGCCCTGTCGAAGATCGAGAACGTCGTGATCGACGGCGTGCCCGCCGGCGGGGAGGACGATTTCGTCACCCTCCGCACGCACGGCGAGACGCCCACCTTCGACTTCGAGCCGCGCGACCACCTCGCGCTCGGCGAGATCCTCGACGCGATCGACATGGAGCGCGGCACCAAGGTCTCGGGAAGCCGCTTCTACTTCCTCAAGGGCATCGGCGCGCGACTCGAGCTCGCCCTCATGAGCCTCGCTCTCGACCGCGCGCTGCAGGCCGGGTTCATCCCGCTCATCCCGCCGACGCTCGTTCGCCCCGAGGTGATGCGGGGCACCGGGTTCCTCGGTCAGCACGCAGCCGAGGTCTACCACCTCGAAGAAGACGACCTGTACCTCGTCGGCACCAGCGAGGTGCCCCTCGCCGGCTACCACATGGACGAGATCCTCGACCTCGGGAAGGGCGCGAAGCGCTACGCCGGCTGGTCGACCTGCTACCGCCGCGAGGCGGGGTCGTACGGCAAGGACACCCGCGGCATCATCCGCGTGCACCAGTTCAACAAGCTCGAGATGTTCGTCTACACGACCGCGGAGGATGCCGAGGCCGAGCACCTGCGGCTGGTGGCGCTGCAGGAGGCGATGCTCCAGGATCTCGGTCTCAGCTACCGCGTGATCGACGTCGCCGCCGGCGACCTCGGCTCGAGCGCCGCCCGCAAGTACGACGTCGAGGCCTGGGTGCCCACGCAGGGCGCGTACCGCGAGCTCACCTCGACCTCGAACTGCACCACCTACCAGGCCCGCCGCCTCGACATCCGCCACCGGCTCCCCGCCGACCAGGGCGGCAAGACGCAGCACGTCGCCACCCTCAACGGCACCCTCGCGACCACCCGCTGGATCGTCGCGCTCCTCGAGACGCACCAGCGCGCCGACGGCTCGGTGGTCGTGCCCGAGGTGCTGCGCCCCTACCTCGGCGGCCTCGAGGTCATGGAGCCGATCGCGTGA
- a CDS encoding HAD family hydrolase gives MSEAHLPPTGSIKVVKPAKAAKLVEQVARDTEEAPAVVERLLIVLDIDGTVLLEDESLSPGVVEAVEHAHRTGHEVMIATGRSWEGTHEILRALQIAPEFVVCSNGAVVLKRIDATDLSYERWHVETFDPAEVLTLLKEHLPDARYLVELPDGHRLFTEHLDDWNLTRADRVPFEELAKAPVCRVVVVAPEKGEGDFVELVSRIGLHQVSYAVGWTAWLDIAPLGVDKSTGLERVRTELGIDPAHVLVIGDGRNDLGMFAWARQNGGRAVAMKQGPQEVRDAATEVTASVHEGGVAAVLRSL, from the coding sequence GTGAGCGAAGCGCACCTGCCGCCGACGGGCTCCATCAAGGTCGTGAAGCCTGCGAAGGCCGCGAAGCTCGTCGAGCAGGTCGCGCGCGACACCGAGGAGGCGCCGGCGGTCGTCGAGCGCCTGCTGATCGTGCTCGACATCGACGGCACCGTGCTGCTCGAAGACGAGTCGCTGAGCCCCGGCGTCGTCGAAGCCGTGGAGCACGCCCACCGCACCGGCCACGAGGTGATGATCGCCACCGGCCGCAGCTGGGAGGGCACGCACGAGATCCTCCGCGCCCTGCAGATCGCCCCCGAGTTCGTCGTCTGCTCGAACGGCGCCGTCGTGCTCAAGCGCATCGACGCGACCGACCTGTCGTACGAGCGGTGGCACGTCGAGACGTTCGACCCCGCCGAGGTGCTGACGCTGCTCAAGGAGCACCTTCCCGACGCGCGCTACCTCGTCGAGCTCCCCGACGGGCACCGCCTGTTCACCGAGCACCTCGACGACTGGAACCTCACCCGCGCCGACCGCGTGCCGTTCGAGGAACTCGCGAAGGCGCCGGTCTGCCGCGTGGTCGTCGTCGCGCCCGAGAAGGGCGAGGGCGACTTCGTCGAGCTCGTCTCGCGCATCGGCCTGCACCAGGTCTCATACGCGGTCGGCTGGACCGCGTGGCTCGACATCGCCCCGCTGGGCGTCGACAAGAGCACCGGCCTCGAGCGGGTGCGCACCGAGCTCGGCATCGACCCCGCGCACGTGCTCGTGATCGGCGACGGCCGCAACGACCTCGGAATGTTCGCGTGGGCCCGGCAGAACGGCGGACGTGCCGTCGCGATGAAGCAGGGCCCGCAGGAAGTGCGGGATGCCGCGACCGAGGTGACGGCATCCGTCCACGAGGGCGGCGTCGCCGCGGTGCTCCGCAGCCTCTGA
- a CDS encoding LCP family protein has protein sequence MRVSAHKPATRGRRTVARHGELSSPHPVSLILKVIGVVLAVVMVSGAGVAAYAAYDLTSGLTEDAIALEGQDAVPPDIGAIEGGVNLFLAGTDACEPEYADLFGDRCTGADAGGELNDVNMLVHISDEPRRVTVVSFPRDLMVSIPECTREDGSTSAAMDYQPLNTAFTVGGLNCVVKTISQLSGMNIPFAAKVTWGGVIEITDAIGGVEVCLASGIKDPYTGIDWPAGNREISGMDALQFLRTRHGVGDGSDLGRIANQQQYMSRLARKLISDEVLADPATLYRLATTAVDNVTPSQSLTNPLTLVQIALAVKNVPFDEIVFAQYPVAEDPWDANKVVPDEAAADELWSALAANEPVELSGEIGSNGGVVAGDDTEADAGDTEATATPTPEATGEATAAPTEETIELPSSITGSTAAQSTCSNGNLRGSD, from the coding sequence ATGCGAGTGAGCGCACACAAGCCCGCCACACGTGGCCGCCGCACGGTGGCGCGCCACGGCGAGCTGTCGTCGCCGCATCCGGTCTCGCTGATCCTCAAGGTGATCGGCGTCGTGCTCGCCGTGGTCATGGTGTCGGGCGCCGGCGTCGCGGCGTATGCCGCGTACGACCTCACCTCCGGGCTCACCGAAGACGCGATCGCGCTCGAGGGGCAAGACGCGGTTCCGCCCGACATCGGCGCGATCGAGGGCGGCGTGAATCTCTTCCTCGCGGGGACGGATGCCTGTGAGCCCGAGTACGCCGATCTGTTCGGCGACCGGTGCACCGGCGCCGACGCGGGCGGTGAGCTCAACGACGTGAACATGCTCGTGCACATCTCGGATGAGCCGCGGCGCGTGACGGTCGTGTCGTTCCCGCGCGACCTCATGGTGTCGATCCCCGAGTGCACCCGCGAAGACGGCTCGACCAGCGCGGCGATGGACTACCAGCCGCTCAACACCGCGTTCACCGTCGGCGGCCTCAACTGCGTGGTCAAGACGATCTCGCAGCTGAGCGGCATGAACATCCCGTTCGCGGCGAAGGTGACCTGGGGCGGTGTGATCGAGATCACCGACGCGATCGGCGGCGTCGAGGTGTGCCTGGCCTCGGGCATCAAGGACCCGTACACGGGCATCGACTGGCCGGCCGGCAACCGTGAGATCTCGGGGATGGATGCGCTGCAGTTCCTGCGCACGCGCCACGGCGTCGGCGACGGTTCCGACCTCGGCCGCATCGCGAACCAACAGCAGTACATGTCGCGTCTCGCACGCAAGCTCATCAGCGACGAGGTGCTCGCCGATCCCGCGACGCTGTACCGGCTCGCCACGACAGCGGTCGACAACGTCACCCCCAGCCAGTCGCTGACCAACCCGCTCACCCTCGTGCAGATCGCGCTCGCCGTGAAGAACGTGCCGTTCGACGAGATCGTGTTCGCCCAGTACCCGGTCGCCGAAGACCCGTGGGATGCGAACAAGGTCGTTCCCGACGAGGCCGCGGCCGACGAGCTGTGGTCGGCGCTCGCAGCGAACGAACCGGTCGAGCTCAGCGGCGAGATAGGCTCCAACGGCGGGGTCGTCGCAGGCGATGACACCGAAGCGGATGCCGGCGACACCGAGGCGACCGCGACCCCCACCCCCGAAGCCACGGGCGAGGCGACCGCCGCGCCGACCGAGGAGACGATCGAGCTGCCCAGTTCCATCACCGGGTCCACCGCGGCCCAGTCGACCTGCTCCAACGGCAACCTCCGCGGTTCCGACTGA
- a CDS encoding LCP family protein → MARRSAAGAAGRVTVARHAQSDERHPLLRLLALVLVVVGVCAVSATGVAAYSLWDAASTVKDQAVVLNPDEELPPSLGAIEGGVNLLMVGTDTCEGQDVKLFPRCANNDSPGERNDVTMLVHISDEPRRVTVVSFPRDMIVPIPACPDGAGGSYSAMSAQKINESYTYGGLACTALAVESLIGDKIDFAAAIRWTGVINMSDAIGGVDVCIAGDISDPHTNLTLTAGQHTLVGVEALQFLRIRHGIGDGSDLGRISNQQQFMGSLVRKLQSDSVLGDPTRLLTLATTAISQVQQGQLVLSSGLTNPTLMVQIALAVKDVAYEDFVFVQYPTQYVTVGTTEQVWPVTEAADALFAAVQANEPLTLTGEASQGYGVEITGQAEKPVATPSATPSESGSAGDAGSGSGATPSPSASATAEAEDRVELPSDIAGQTADDVTCTVPQG, encoded by the coding sequence ATGGCGCGACGGAGTGCGGCCGGCGCAGCCGGCCGGGTCACCGTCGCGCGTCACGCGCAGAGCGACGAGCGGCATCCGCTGCTCCGTCTTCTCGCACTGGTGCTGGTCGTCGTCGGCGTCTGCGCGGTGAGCGCGACCGGCGTGGCCGCGTATTCGCTCTGGGATGCGGCATCCACGGTCAAGGATCAAGCCGTCGTGCTGAACCCCGACGAGGAGCTCCCACCGTCGCTCGGCGCGATCGAGGGCGGCGTCAACCTGCTCATGGTCGGCACCGACACGTGCGAGGGTCAGGACGTCAAGCTCTTCCCCCGCTGCGCCAACAACGACTCGCCGGGCGAGCGCAACGACGTGACGATGCTCGTGCACATCTCCGACGAGCCGCGGCGCGTGACCGTCGTGTCGTTCCCGCGCGACATGATCGTGCCCATCCCGGCCTGCCCCGACGGCGCCGGCGGCAGCTACTCCGCGATGAGCGCCCAGAAGATCAACGAGTCGTACACCTACGGCGGACTGGCCTGCACCGCGCTCGCCGTCGAGTCGCTCATCGGCGACAAGATCGACTTCGCGGCCGCCATCCGCTGGACCGGCGTGATCAACATGTCCGATGCCATCGGCGGCGTCGACGTCTGCATCGCGGGCGACATCAGCGACCCGCACACGAACCTCACCCTCACCGCCGGGCAGCACACGCTCGTCGGCGTCGAGGCGCTCCAGTTCCTGCGCATCCGTCACGGCATCGGCGACGGCTCCGACCTCGGCCGCATCTCGAACCAGCAGCAGTTCATGGGCTCGCTGGTGCGCAAGCTGCAGTCCGACTCGGTGCTCGGCGATCCGACCCGGCTCCTCACCCTCGCCACGACCGCGATCAGCCAGGTGCAGCAGGGCCAGCTCGTGCTGAGCTCGGGTCTCACCAACCCGACGCTCATGGTGCAGATCGCCTTGGCCGTGAAGGATGTCGCGTACGAGGACTTCGTGTTCGTGCAGTACCCGACGCAGTACGTCACGGTCGGCACCACCGAGCAGGTGTGGCCGGTCACCGAGGCCGCCGATGCACTCTTCGCGGCAGTGCAGGCGAACGAGCCGCTCACGCTCACCGGCGAGGCGAGCCAGGGCTACGGCGTCGAGATCACCGGCCAGGCCGAGAAGCCGGTGGCCACGCCGAGCGCCACCCCGAGTGAGTCCGGGTCGGCTGGTGATGCGGGTTCGGGTTCTGGCGCGACCCCCTCGCCCTCGGCTTCCGCCACGGCCGAGGCCGAGGATCGTGTCGAGCTGCCGTCCGACATCGCCGGCCAGACCGCCGACGACGTCACCTGCACAGTTCCCCAAGGCTGA
- a CDS encoding MFS transporter, translating into MTTILLACVLEAVALGAIMISIALPSILEEFPTDQGGWLLSTYYLAGAVAAPILGKCADLYGKKRMLLITMGISGLGIIVAVLAPSFGVLLIGRTMQGVILATLSLTYSLIRDIFPPKPAAFAASITVTGMGIFGIVTPLLVGILIAAFGWRGMFGFDAVWTLGLLLLIAVVVPESSLRRKARPDILGGVLLALGVVGILLYVSLGRQLGWVSLVSLASLIGGIAFFTWFLLHTRRVAEPIIDGSLFRRRPVIFVVLFGAVGYALSATIGQLMPLLALTSAEDGGTYGLGLTTVEYAAVETPRAIAAAAVGILLGILVARGRSPRMFMVLGMSFWLAATLWLIFFNDTQYFLTIGALLIGTGGGMVNASLPNVVIQATPADNQGSVAGTVQLCQTGFGAVAPVLMFAILAPYAMPSSTGGIVYQETGFTIWLTCAAVTAAVLLLLAATVLRPRKGDVVSPLLVSGKRAAATEGGGEGVREPAGQPTT; encoded by the coding sequence GTGACGACCATCCTGCTGGCATGCGTGTTGGAGGCGGTGGCGCTCGGTGCCATCATGATCTCAATCGCCCTGCCGAGTATCCTCGAGGAGTTCCCCACCGATCAGGGTGGCTGGCTCCTGTCGACGTACTACCTTGCCGGTGCCGTCGCGGCGCCGATCCTTGGTAAGTGCGCCGACCTCTACGGCAAGAAGCGGATGCTGCTGATCACGATGGGCATCTCGGGCCTCGGCATCATCGTCGCCGTACTGGCGCCGAGTTTCGGCGTGCTGCTGATCGGTCGCACGATGCAGGGTGTGATCCTCGCGACGCTCTCGCTGACCTACTCCCTGATCCGTGATATCTTCCCGCCGAAGCCGGCAGCCTTCGCCGCCAGCATCACGGTTACGGGGATGGGGATCTTCGGCATCGTCACGCCGCTTCTGGTGGGCATCCTCATCGCGGCTTTCGGATGGCGAGGAATGTTCGGTTTCGACGCCGTCTGGACGCTGGGTCTGCTCCTGCTCATCGCCGTCGTCGTGCCTGAGTCATCGCTCCGCCGGAAGGCCCGGCCCGACATCCTGGGTGGTGTGCTCCTTGCGCTCGGCGTCGTCGGAATCCTGCTCTACGTCAGTCTCGGGCGACAGCTGGGGTGGGTTTCGCTCGTGTCCCTCGCATCCCTCATCGGAGGCATCGCGTTCTTCACGTGGTTCCTCCTCCACACCCGACGGGTGGCCGAGCCCATCATCGACGGCTCCCTGTTCCGTCGTCGACCGGTGATCTTCGTCGTCCTGTTCGGGGCGGTCGGCTACGCGCTATCGGCCACGATCGGCCAGCTCATGCCGCTTCTCGCGCTCACCAGCGCAGAGGACGGCGGCACGTATGGCCTGGGTCTCACGACCGTCGAGTATGCCGCCGTAGAAACCCCACGCGCGATCGCCGCCGCCGCAGTCGGCATTCTCCTCGGCATCCTGGTCGCGCGCGGACGATCTCCGCGGATGTTCATGGTGCTCGGCATGAGCTTCTGGCTCGCGGCGACGCTCTGGCTCATCTTCTTCAACGACACGCAGTACTTCCTCACGATCGGCGCGCTGCTCATCGGAACCGGTGGCGGCATGGTGAACGCGTCGCTCCCCAATGTCGTCATTCAGGCGACTCCGGCGGACAACCAGGGCTCCGTCGCAGGAACGGTGCAGCTGTGCCAGACCGGCTTCGGCGCCGTCGCACCCGTGTTGATGTTCGCGATCCTGGCGCCCTATGCGATGCCCTCGTCGACCGGTGGCATCGTCTACCAGGAGACCGGCTTCACGATCTGGCTCACCTGCGCCGCGGTGACCGCTGCGGTACTCCTCCTGCTGGCCGCAACCGTGCTGCGTCCCCGGAAGGGTGACGTCGTCTCGCCGCTCCTGGTCTCGGGCAAGCGCGCGGCCGCCACCGAGGGCGGTGGCGAGGGCGTGCGCGAGCCCGCCGGACAGCCCACGACTTGA
- a CDS encoding NAD(P)/FAD-dependent oxidoreductase: MNHIVVVGAAAAGLAAAEELRRQGFTGALTVIGDEPHAPYDRPPLSKQLLKDAGYDARLSLRSDDDLGGLGGKFLLSRRAERLRLEDRELDLDRGETIAFDGMVIATGLRPRPVAAASTQHVLRTIDDARALRAALRPDARVVVIGAGLLGTEIASSAALLGCRVTLLDHGPAPLTTVLGPRIGAYITGLHRAQGVRILSNSTVLSADAGEVSLSSGEIVEADVVVACIGSEPATEWLADSGLTLGDGVVCDATCVAAQNVTAAGDVARWFNPAYGVSMRIEHRTNATLQGAHAARTLLAELEGRRGEPFFSVPYSWSDQFGVKIQTHGYLRGYDEAEIVSGSVSEGSFVTAYRSLGRILGVVGINTPPRELRVWQREVAESATRYAAAQFA, from the coding sequence GTGAATCACATCGTCGTGGTCGGCGCGGCCGCGGCCGGACTCGCGGCGGCAGAAGAGCTCAGGCGTCAGGGATTCACCGGAGCGCTGACGGTGATCGGCGATGAGCCCCATGCACCGTACGACCGCCCGCCCCTGTCGAAGCAACTCCTCAAAGACGCAGGCTACGACGCCCGGCTGAGCCTCCGCAGCGACGACGATCTGGGTGGGCTCGGAGGGAAATTCCTTCTCAGTCGACGCGCGGAGCGTCTCCGACTTGAAGACCGTGAGTTGGATCTCGACCGCGGCGAGACGATCGCGTTCGATGGAATGGTGATCGCGACCGGGCTCCGCCCGCGCCCGGTGGCGGCGGCATCCACTCAACATGTACTTCGCACGATTGACGACGCGCGAGCACTGCGGGCGGCACTGCGCCCCGATGCCCGGGTCGTGGTGATCGGAGCGGGACTGCTCGGAACCGAGATCGCCTCATCGGCCGCGCTCCTGGGATGCCGAGTCACGCTGCTCGACCACGGTCCTGCACCCCTGACCACCGTCCTCGGACCGCGGATCGGCGCATACATCACCGGCCTCCATCGCGCGCAGGGCGTGCGCATCCTCTCCAACTCCACCGTTCTCAGCGCCGACGCCGGTGAGGTGTCCCTGTCCAGCGGAGAGATCGTCGAGGCCGATGTGGTCGTCGCGTGCATCGGGTCCGAACCCGCTACGGAATGGCTCGCCGACAGCGGGCTGACGCTCGGAGACGGGGTCGTATGCGACGCGACGTGCGTGGCCGCGCAGAACGTCACCGCCGCCGGCGATGTCGCCCGCTGGTTCAACCCCGCCTACGGGGTGTCCATGCGCATCGAGCACCGTACCAACGCGACGCTTCAGGGCGCGCACGCCGCGCGCACACTCCTGGCGGAGCTAGAGGGGCGGCGCGGCGAGCCCTTCTTCTCGGTGCCGTACTCGTGGTCCGATCAGTTCGGCGTCAAGATCCAGACGCACGGCTACCTGCGTGGGTACGACGAGGCCGAGATCGTCTCAGGAAGCGTGTCGGAAGGAAGCTTCGTCACCGCGTATCGATCGCTCGGACGCATCCTCGGCGTCGTGGGGATCAACACACCTCCCAGAGAGTTGCGCGTGTGGCAACGCGAGGTGGCAGAGTCAGCCACCCGGTACGCCGCCGCTCAGTTCGCCTGA
- a CDS encoding ferredoxin, translating to MRNKVEFDEPRCVSSGLCVMAAPDVFDQRDDDGVAIVLIEEPGDDLIDDVREAVTICPAAALRLVRE from the coding sequence ATGCGCAACAAGGTGGAGTTCGACGAGCCGCGCTGTGTGTCATCCGGGTTGTGCGTGATGGCCGCGCCCGACGTGTTCGATCAGCGGGACGACGACGGCGTGGCGATCGTGCTGATCGAGGAGCCCGGCGATGACCTCATCGACGACGTGCGCGAAGCGGTGACGATCTGCCCAGCGGCTGCACTCAGGCTGGTGCGGGAGTGA